A portion of the Ptiloglossa arizonensis isolate GNS036 chromosome 11, iyPtiAriz1_principal, whole genome shotgun sequence genome contains these proteins:
- the LOC143152907 gene encoding death-associated protein kinase 1 isoform X4, translating into MMPGTSRQLGTSNGGPEWDTLMEVHHEPIEKNFKLLEEIGKGQFAIVRKCMEVKTGELYAAKIMRKRRVARGVAAADIAREAGLLARLRHPNIVSLHKVVDTGTTVVLLLELISGGELFHWVPSGELEAAHVVRQVLMALSHLHSHQVAHLDIKPENILLSTPPPMPSIKLIDLGLSHRLVPGSEHRALFGTPEFVAPEIVNYEPLSLGTDLWAVGVLTYILLSGASPFLGEDKQETYANVAACQYQFDNEYFSTVSEIAKDFIRSLLIKDPKERGTAESCLKHPWILTESEASQGLGGAMISAVKRGCVEAVSQLLLQGAPLNVKDSKEDTLLHIACEAGDEGMVTFLIENGIDLDTPNKKGLTPLHVAARHGFINLVRHLCLAGCDVDKANRGIRADVTAIKYGYPDIASLLDKLRNPIQRENYIKQLQPTHRPIDRLHIRLLGHCASGKSSLINSLKSGIFSFGFFRRSRSQNYTAKREPSIELDVTSKHGSLSFEYSDSEYEGTQGVEWSRGNVGGECVFWELCGREEFLASYHYVLTFQQPAVHLITVSLREPLTVQLQQVKFWLRFISDRIASINFGFGGKYSDVKVILVGTYAPEPLAPNSNTGSLLAPLLPFLKEFTPILGDEPQMVAVDATNPSSPGLKLLRSYLNNARMDFLESALVWTGLAESWRTYVQTLEVPPVMLTQEEFLKEVRKINPLVCLEHCRHLGLQLQNLGECMLLSGNLVVLSLEWFWQDVVNWQLSPEQRGRLGGRTTGVYALEDFQARCPCPAGQALQALQAVNLCVPCEVDDDEVEYEIPCLNLVERLPGLWEPWKPCTNILPHTGLRLAPAEAPLYHLIAIFPHLQAQLRKITQTWDPSNSDLYQWWRGSKLCIGPCESIITFEEEDQSCIEIRVRGPRGTSAQCFALLSIILDAIETTIELVAPEMLLERHWLSPSQLREYDEVVHSWEPAPIILALIDKSLEDASLKNPLNGQEETVWDIVGCGLPLMENCLPGPKQPIKHIKPAVQRRLAQMLDPPDRHGRDWCLLAVRLGLGDRVAQLDSTVDSPTLRLLNTAGADCAVGSLIQQLRALDREDAVHLLLSYTPTYILSTTIDSETGSNLSR; encoded by the exons ATGATGCCAGGCACATCTCGCCAACTGGGAACTTCTAACGGTG GCCCTGAGTGGGACACATTGATGGAGGTTCATCATGAaccaattgagaaaaattttaaattattggaGGAGATTGGCAA agGACAATTTGCAATAGTGCGAAAATGTATGGAAGTAAAGACTGGAGAATTATATGCTGCCAAAATTATGAGGAAAAGACGAGTTGCCAGAGGTGTGGCAGCAGCAGACATTG CTCGAGAAGCAGGCTTATTAGCACGATTAAGGCATCCAAATATTGTTTCATTGCACAAAGTTGTAGACACAGGCACAACCGTTGTTTTACTTTTAGAATTAATTTCTGGAGGAGAGCTTTTTCACTGGGTACCATCTGGTGAATTAGAGGCTGCTCATGTG gtcCGTCAAGTCTTAATGGCACTTAGTCATTTACATTCTCATCAAGTTGCTCATTTAGATATCAAACCTGAAAATATTCTGTTATCAACTCCTCCGCCAATGCCAAGCATAAAGTTAATAG ATCTAGGTCTTTCCCACCGATTAGTACCTGGATCAGAACACAGAGCATTATTTGGTACACCTGAGTTTGTAGCTCCTGAAATTGTAAATTACGAACCACTCAGTTTGGGAACTGATCTTTGGGCAGTTGGTGTTTTAACATATATTCTTTTAAGCGGTGCATCACCATTCCTAGGTGAAGATAAACAAGAAACTTATGCAAATGTTGCTGCTTGTCAATATCAATTTGACAACGAGTATTTCAGTACTGTATCAGAAATTGCCAAAGATTTCATACGATCCTTGTTGATCAAGGATCCAAA AGAAAGAGGAACTGCAGAATCGTGCCTTAAACATCCTTGGATCCTCACG GAGTCAGAAGCCTCTCAAGGTCTTGGTGGAGCTATGATTAGTGCTGTTAAACGAGGCTGTGTTGAGGCTGTTTCTCAATTATTGCTACAAGGAGCACCATTGAACGTTAAAGATTCT AAAGAAGATACTCTTTTACACATAGCGTGTGAAGCAGGTGATGAGGGAATGGTAacttttttaatcgaaaatggAATAGACCTGGATACACCCAATAAGAAAGGCTTAACACCACTGCATGTGGCTGCTAGGCATGGGTTCATTAATCTCGTTAGACATTTGTGCCTTGCTGGTTGTGATGTTGACAAAGCAAATCGTGGAATTAGAGCAGATGTGACAGCAATTAAGTATGGATATCCTGACATTGCATCATTATTGGATAAGCTTCGAAAT CCAATTCAAcgtgaaaattatattaaacaGTTGCAACCAACACATAGACCAATAGATCGTTTGCATATAAGACTTTTAGGACATTGCGCATCAGGAAAATCATctttaataaattctttaaaatcTGGTATTTTTAGTTTTGGATTTTTTAGAAGGTCAAGAAGTCAGAATTATACTGCAAAG AGGGAACCTAGTATCGAATTAGATGTAACTAGTAAACATGGTTCACTTAGTTTTGAATATAGTGATAGCGAATATGAAGGTACACAAGGAGTGGAATGGAGTCGTGGTAATGTAG gTGGAGAATGTGTTTTTTGGGAATTGTGTGGTCGAGAAGAGTTTCTAGCATCTTATCATTATGTTCTTACTTTTCAACAACCTGCAGTACATCTTATAACAGTCAGTCTTAGGGAACCTCTTACTGTACAACTTCAGCAAGTCAAATTTTGGTTACGATTTATTTCAGACCGCATTGCATCAATTAATTTTG GTTTTGGTGGCAAATACAGTGATGTAAAAGTTATCTTAGTTGGGACTTATGCACCAGAACCTCTTGCTCCAAACTCGAATACTGGTAGTCTTCTTGCACCACTTTTACCTTTTTTAAAAGAGTTCACACCAATTTTGGGAGATGAACCTCAAATGGTCGCAGTGGATGCAACTAATCCTTCTAGTCCTGGTCTGAAACTACTAAGATCATATTTGAATAATGCAAGGATGGACTTTCTAGAG AGTGCACTAGTGTGGACTGGTCTTGCTGAATCTTGGAGAACGTATGTGCAAACATTAGAGGTACCTCCAGTAATGctcacgcaggaggaatttttgaaggaagtgagaaaaattaatCCATTAGTTTGTTTAGAACATTGTAGACATCTTGGGTTGCAATTACAG AATTTAGGAGAATGCATGCTACTTTCTGGAAATTTGGTAGTTTTAAGTTTAGAATGGTTTTGGCAGGATGTAGTAAATTGGCAATTAAGTCCAGAACAAAGAGGACGTCTTGGGGGGCGTACTACAGGGGTTTATGCTTTGGAAGATTTTCAGGCTCGTTGCCCTTGTCCTGCAGGTCAAGCTTTACAAGCTTTACAAGCTGTAAATTTATGTGTTCCA TGCGAAGTAGACGATGATGAAGTAGAGTATGAAATACCCTGCTTGAACCTTGTTGAACGTTTACCGGGATTATGGGAACCATGGAAACCATGTACCAATATTCTACCTCATACAGGTCTTCGTCTTGCTCCAGCTGAGGCTCCTTTATACCATTTGATTGCGATATTTCCACATTTACAA GCacaattgagaaaaattacTCAAACATGGGATCCGTCGAATTCAGATTTATATCAGTGGTGGCGAGGATCAAAATTATGTATTGGACCTTGCGAAAGTATAATAACTTTTGAAGAAGAAGACCAGAGTTGTATAGAGATAAGAGTGCGCGGACCACGAGGTACCAGTGCTCAATGCTTTGCACTCCTGAGCATTATTCTCGACGCTATTGAAACAACTATTGAATTAGTTGCTCCGGAAATGTTGCTCGAAAGACATTGGCTAAGTCCTAGTCAACTTCGTGAATATGATGAA GTTGTACATTCTTGGGAACCAGCGCCGATTATATTGGCTTTAATAGACAAAAGTCTTGAAGATGCAAGTCTTAAAAATCCATTAAATGGCCAAGAAGAGACTGTATGGGATATAGTAGGTTGTGGATTACCTTTAATGGAAAATTGTCTTCCTGGACCAAAACAACCGATAAAGCATATTAAACCTGCCGTACAAAGAAGGCTAGCGCAGATGCTCGATCCCCCTGATCGTCACGGAAGAGACTGGTGTTTACTTGCCGTAAGACTTGGTTTAGGAGATCGAGTCGCACAGCTGGATAGTACAGTAGATAGTCCAACGTTGAG ATTACTTAATACTGCAGGCGCTGATTGTGCTGTGGGTTCTTTAATTCAACAATTACGAGCTCTCGATAGAGAGGATGCTGTACATCTGTTGCTTTCTTATACACCAACATATATACTATCAACGACTATTGACTCCGAAACGGGATCTAATCTTTCCAGATGA
- the LOC143152907 gene encoding death-associated protein kinase 1 isoform X3 has translation MMPGTSRQLGTSNGEQFKQNTLLLLQLGPEWDTLMEVHHEPIEKNFKLLEEIGKGQFAIVRKCMEVKTGELYAAKIMRKRRVARGVAAADIAREAGLLARLRHPNIVSLHKVVDTGTTVVLLLELISGGELFHWVPSGELEAAHVVRQVLMALSHLHSHQVAHLDIKPENILLSTPPPMPSIKLIDLGLSHRLVPGSEHRALFGTPEFVAPEIVNYEPLSLGTDLWAVGVLTYILLSGASPFLGEDKQETYANVAACQYQFDNEYFSTVSEIAKDFIRSLLIKDPKERGTAESCLKHPWILTESEASQGLGGAMISAVKRGCVEAVSQLLLQGAPLNVKDSKEDTLLHIACEAGDEGMVTFLIENGIDLDTPNKKGLTPLHVAARHGFINLVRHLCLAGCDVDKANRGIRADVTAIKYGYPDIASLLDKLRNPIQRENYIKQLQPTHRPIDRLHIRLLGHCASGKSSLINSLKSGIFSFGFFRRSRSQNYTAKREPSIELDVTSKHGSLSFEYSDSEYEGTQGVEWSRGNVGGECVFWELCGREEFLASYHYVLTFQQPAVHLITVSLREPLTVQLQQVKFWLRFISDRIASINFGFGGKYSDVKVILVGTYAPEPLAPNSNTGSLLAPLLPFLKEFTPILGDEPQMVAVDATNPSSPGLKLLRSYLNNARMDFLESALVWTGLAESWRTYVQTLEVPPVMLTQEEFLKEVRKINPLVCLEHCRHLGLQLQNLGECMLLSGNLVVLSLEWFWQDVVNWQLSPEQRGRLGGRTTGVYALEDFQARCPCPAGQALQALQAVNLCVPCEVDDDEVEYEIPCLNLVERLPGLWEPWKPCTNILPHTGLRLAPAEAPLYHLIAIFPHLQAQLRKITQTWDPSNSDLYQWWRGSKLCIGPCESIITFEEEDQSCIEIRVRGPRGTSAQCFALLSIILDAIETTIELVAPEMLLERHWLSPSQLREYDEVVHSWEPAPIILALIDKSLEDASLKNPLNGQEETVWDIVGCGLPLMENCLPGPKQPIKHIKPAVQRRLAQMLDPPDRHGRDWCLLAVRLGLGDRVAQLDSTVDSPTLRLLNTAGADCAVGSLIQQLRALDREDAVHLLLSYTPTYILSTTIDSETGSNLSR, from the exons ATGATGCCAGGCACATCTCGCCAACTGGGAACTTCTAACGGTG AGCAATTTAAGCAAAATACACTTTTGCTTCTGCAATTAGGCCCTGAGTGGGACACATTGATGGAGGTTCATCATGAaccaattgagaaaaattttaaattattggaGGAGATTGGCAA agGACAATTTGCAATAGTGCGAAAATGTATGGAAGTAAAGACTGGAGAATTATATGCTGCCAAAATTATGAGGAAAAGACGAGTTGCCAGAGGTGTGGCAGCAGCAGACATTG CTCGAGAAGCAGGCTTATTAGCACGATTAAGGCATCCAAATATTGTTTCATTGCACAAAGTTGTAGACACAGGCACAACCGTTGTTTTACTTTTAGAATTAATTTCTGGAGGAGAGCTTTTTCACTGGGTACCATCTGGTGAATTAGAGGCTGCTCATGTG gtcCGTCAAGTCTTAATGGCACTTAGTCATTTACATTCTCATCAAGTTGCTCATTTAGATATCAAACCTGAAAATATTCTGTTATCAACTCCTCCGCCAATGCCAAGCATAAAGTTAATAG ATCTAGGTCTTTCCCACCGATTAGTACCTGGATCAGAACACAGAGCATTATTTGGTACACCTGAGTTTGTAGCTCCTGAAATTGTAAATTACGAACCACTCAGTTTGGGAACTGATCTTTGGGCAGTTGGTGTTTTAACATATATTCTTTTAAGCGGTGCATCACCATTCCTAGGTGAAGATAAACAAGAAACTTATGCAAATGTTGCTGCTTGTCAATATCAATTTGACAACGAGTATTTCAGTACTGTATCAGAAATTGCCAAAGATTTCATACGATCCTTGTTGATCAAGGATCCAAA AGAAAGAGGAACTGCAGAATCGTGCCTTAAACATCCTTGGATCCTCACG GAGTCAGAAGCCTCTCAAGGTCTTGGTGGAGCTATGATTAGTGCTGTTAAACGAGGCTGTGTTGAGGCTGTTTCTCAATTATTGCTACAAGGAGCACCATTGAACGTTAAAGATTCT AAAGAAGATACTCTTTTACACATAGCGTGTGAAGCAGGTGATGAGGGAATGGTAacttttttaatcgaaaatggAATAGACCTGGATACACCCAATAAGAAAGGCTTAACACCACTGCATGTGGCTGCTAGGCATGGGTTCATTAATCTCGTTAGACATTTGTGCCTTGCTGGTTGTGATGTTGACAAAGCAAATCGTGGAATTAGAGCAGATGTGACAGCAATTAAGTATGGATATCCTGACATTGCATCATTATTGGATAAGCTTCGAAAT CCAATTCAAcgtgaaaattatattaaacaGTTGCAACCAACACATAGACCAATAGATCGTTTGCATATAAGACTTTTAGGACATTGCGCATCAGGAAAATCATctttaataaattctttaaaatcTGGTATTTTTAGTTTTGGATTTTTTAGAAGGTCAAGAAGTCAGAATTATACTGCAAAG AGGGAACCTAGTATCGAATTAGATGTAACTAGTAAACATGGTTCACTTAGTTTTGAATATAGTGATAGCGAATATGAAGGTACACAAGGAGTGGAATGGAGTCGTGGTAATGTAG gTGGAGAATGTGTTTTTTGGGAATTGTGTGGTCGAGAAGAGTTTCTAGCATCTTATCATTATGTTCTTACTTTTCAACAACCTGCAGTACATCTTATAACAGTCAGTCTTAGGGAACCTCTTACTGTACAACTTCAGCAAGTCAAATTTTGGTTACGATTTATTTCAGACCGCATTGCATCAATTAATTTTG GTTTTGGTGGCAAATACAGTGATGTAAAAGTTATCTTAGTTGGGACTTATGCACCAGAACCTCTTGCTCCAAACTCGAATACTGGTAGTCTTCTTGCACCACTTTTACCTTTTTTAAAAGAGTTCACACCAATTTTGGGAGATGAACCTCAAATGGTCGCAGTGGATGCAACTAATCCTTCTAGTCCTGGTCTGAAACTACTAAGATCATATTTGAATAATGCAAGGATGGACTTTCTAGAG AGTGCACTAGTGTGGACTGGTCTTGCTGAATCTTGGAGAACGTATGTGCAAACATTAGAGGTACCTCCAGTAATGctcacgcaggaggaatttttgaaggaagtgagaaaaattaatCCATTAGTTTGTTTAGAACATTGTAGACATCTTGGGTTGCAATTACAG AATTTAGGAGAATGCATGCTACTTTCTGGAAATTTGGTAGTTTTAAGTTTAGAATGGTTTTGGCAGGATGTAGTAAATTGGCAATTAAGTCCAGAACAAAGAGGACGTCTTGGGGGGCGTACTACAGGGGTTTATGCTTTGGAAGATTTTCAGGCTCGTTGCCCTTGTCCTGCAGGTCAAGCTTTACAAGCTTTACAAGCTGTAAATTTATGTGTTCCA TGCGAAGTAGACGATGATGAAGTAGAGTATGAAATACCCTGCTTGAACCTTGTTGAACGTTTACCGGGATTATGGGAACCATGGAAACCATGTACCAATATTCTACCTCATACAGGTCTTCGTCTTGCTCCAGCTGAGGCTCCTTTATACCATTTGATTGCGATATTTCCACATTTACAA GCacaattgagaaaaattacTCAAACATGGGATCCGTCGAATTCAGATTTATATCAGTGGTGGCGAGGATCAAAATTATGTATTGGACCTTGCGAAAGTATAATAACTTTTGAAGAAGAAGACCAGAGTTGTATAGAGATAAGAGTGCGCGGACCACGAGGTACCAGTGCTCAATGCTTTGCACTCCTGAGCATTATTCTCGACGCTATTGAAACAACTATTGAATTAGTTGCTCCGGAAATGTTGCTCGAAAGACATTGGCTAAGTCCTAGTCAACTTCGTGAATATGATGAA GTTGTACATTCTTGGGAACCAGCGCCGATTATATTGGCTTTAATAGACAAAAGTCTTGAAGATGCAAGTCTTAAAAATCCATTAAATGGCCAAGAAGAGACTGTATGGGATATAGTAGGTTGTGGATTACCTTTAATGGAAAATTGTCTTCCTGGACCAAAACAACCGATAAAGCATATTAAACCTGCCGTACAAAGAAGGCTAGCGCAGATGCTCGATCCCCCTGATCGTCACGGAAGAGACTGGTGTTTACTTGCCGTAAGACTTGGTTTAGGAGATCGAGTCGCACAGCTGGATAGTACAGTAGATAGTCCAACGTTGAG ATTACTTAATACTGCAGGCGCTGATTGTGCTGTGGGTTCTTTAATTCAACAATTACGAGCTCTCGATAGAGAGGATGCTGTACATCTGTTGCTTTCTTATACACCAACATATATACTATCAACGACTATTGACTCCGAAACGGGATCTAATCTTTCCAGATGA
- the LOC143152907 gene encoding death-associated protein kinase 1 isoform X1, with the protein MMPGTSRQLGTSNGEQFKQNTLLLLQLGPEWDTLMEVHHEPIEKNFKLLEEIGKGQFAIVRKCMEVKTGELYAAKIMRKRRVARGVAAADIAREAGLLARLRHPNIVSLHKVVDTGTTVVLLLELISGGELFHWVPSGELEAAHVVRQVLMALSHLHSHQVAHLDIKPENILLSTPPPMPSIKLIDLGLSHRLVPGSEHRALFGTPEFVAPEIVNYEPLSLGTDLWAVGVLTYILLSGASPFLGEDKQETYANVAACQYQFDNEYFSTVSEIAKDFIRSLLIKDPKERGTAESCLKHPWILTESEASQGLGGAMISAVKRGCVEAVSQLLLQGAPLNVKDSKEDTLLHIACEAGDEGMVTFLIENGIDLDTPNKKGLTPLHVAARHGFINLVRHLCLAGCDVDKANRGIRADVTAIKYGYPDIASLLDKLRNPIQRENYIKQLQPTHRPIDRLHIRLLGHCASGKSSLINSLKSGIFSFGFFRRSRSQNYTAKREPSIELDVTSKHGSLSFEYSDSEYEGTQGVEWSRGNVGGECVFWELCGREEFLASYHYVLTFQQPAVHLITVSLREPLTVQLQQVKFWLRFISDRIASINFGFGGKYSDVKVILVGTYAPEPLAPNSNTGSLLAPLLPFLKEFTPILGDEPQMVAVDATNPSSPGLKLLRSYLNNARMDFLEEGPEVAESILRRETPRAAATYVPLANLDKQSALVWTGLAESWRTYVQTLEVPPVMLTQEEFLKEVRKINPLVCLEHCRHLGLQLQNLGECMLLSGNLVVLSLEWFWQDVVNWQLSPEQRGRLGGRTTGVYALEDFQARCPCPAGQALQALQAVNLCVPCEVDDDEVEYEIPCLNLVERLPGLWEPWKPCTNILPHTGLRLAPAEAPLYHLIAIFPHLQAQLRKITQTWDPSNSDLYQWWRGSKLCIGPCESIITFEEEDQSCIEIRVRGPRGTSAQCFALLSIILDAIETTIELVAPEMLLERHWLSPSQLREYDEVVHSWEPAPIILALIDKSLEDASLKNPLNGQEETVWDIVGCGLPLMENCLPGPKQPIKHIKPAVQRRLAQMLDPPDRHGRDWCLLAVRLGLGDRVAQLDSTVDSPTLRLLNTAGADCAVGSLIQQLRALDREDAVHLLLSYTPTYILSTTIDSETGSNLSR; encoded by the exons ATGATGCCAGGCACATCTCGCCAACTGGGAACTTCTAACGGTG AGCAATTTAAGCAAAATACACTTTTGCTTCTGCAATTAGGCCCTGAGTGGGACACATTGATGGAGGTTCATCATGAaccaattgagaaaaattttaaattattggaGGAGATTGGCAA agGACAATTTGCAATAGTGCGAAAATGTATGGAAGTAAAGACTGGAGAATTATATGCTGCCAAAATTATGAGGAAAAGACGAGTTGCCAGAGGTGTGGCAGCAGCAGACATTG CTCGAGAAGCAGGCTTATTAGCACGATTAAGGCATCCAAATATTGTTTCATTGCACAAAGTTGTAGACACAGGCACAACCGTTGTTTTACTTTTAGAATTAATTTCTGGAGGAGAGCTTTTTCACTGGGTACCATCTGGTGAATTAGAGGCTGCTCATGTG gtcCGTCAAGTCTTAATGGCACTTAGTCATTTACATTCTCATCAAGTTGCTCATTTAGATATCAAACCTGAAAATATTCTGTTATCAACTCCTCCGCCAATGCCAAGCATAAAGTTAATAG ATCTAGGTCTTTCCCACCGATTAGTACCTGGATCAGAACACAGAGCATTATTTGGTACACCTGAGTTTGTAGCTCCTGAAATTGTAAATTACGAACCACTCAGTTTGGGAACTGATCTTTGGGCAGTTGGTGTTTTAACATATATTCTTTTAAGCGGTGCATCACCATTCCTAGGTGAAGATAAACAAGAAACTTATGCAAATGTTGCTGCTTGTCAATATCAATTTGACAACGAGTATTTCAGTACTGTATCAGAAATTGCCAAAGATTTCATACGATCCTTGTTGATCAAGGATCCAAA AGAAAGAGGAACTGCAGAATCGTGCCTTAAACATCCTTGGATCCTCACG GAGTCAGAAGCCTCTCAAGGTCTTGGTGGAGCTATGATTAGTGCTGTTAAACGAGGCTGTGTTGAGGCTGTTTCTCAATTATTGCTACAAGGAGCACCATTGAACGTTAAAGATTCT AAAGAAGATACTCTTTTACACATAGCGTGTGAAGCAGGTGATGAGGGAATGGTAacttttttaatcgaaaatggAATAGACCTGGATACACCCAATAAGAAAGGCTTAACACCACTGCATGTGGCTGCTAGGCATGGGTTCATTAATCTCGTTAGACATTTGTGCCTTGCTGGTTGTGATGTTGACAAAGCAAATCGTGGAATTAGAGCAGATGTGACAGCAATTAAGTATGGATATCCTGACATTGCATCATTATTGGATAAGCTTCGAAAT CCAATTCAAcgtgaaaattatattaaacaGTTGCAACCAACACATAGACCAATAGATCGTTTGCATATAAGACTTTTAGGACATTGCGCATCAGGAAAATCATctttaataaattctttaaaatcTGGTATTTTTAGTTTTGGATTTTTTAGAAGGTCAAGAAGTCAGAATTATACTGCAAAG AGGGAACCTAGTATCGAATTAGATGTAACTAGTAAACATGGTTCACTTAGTTTTGAATATAGTGATAGCGAATATGAAGGTACACAAGGAGTGGAATGGAGTCGTGGTAATGTAG gTGGAGAATGTGTTTTTTGGGAATTGTGTGGTCGAGAAGAGTTTCTAGCATCTTATCATTATGTTCTTACTTTTCAACAACCTGCAGTACATCTTATAACAGTCAGTCTTAGGGAACCTCTTACTGTACAACTTCAGCAAGTCAAATTTTGGTTACGATTTATTTCAGACCGCATTGCATCAATTAATTTTG GTTTTGGTGGCAAATACAGTGATGTAAAAGTTATCTTAGTTGGGACTTATGCACCAGAACCTCTTGCTCCAAACTCGAATACTGGTAGTCTTCTTGCACCACTTTTACCTTTTTTAAAAGAGTTCACACCAATTTTGGGAGATGAACCTCAAATGGTCGCAGTGGATGCAACTAATCCTTCTAGTCCTGGTCTGAAACTACTAAGATCATATTTGAATAATGCAAGGATGGACTTTCTAGAG GAAGGACCGGAAGTTGCAGAAAGTATTCTCCGACGTGAAACGCCGCGGGCTGCGGCCACGTACGTGCCCTTGGCGAATCTTGATAAACAG AGTGCACTAGTGTGGACTGGTCTTGCTGAATCTTGGAGAACGTATGTGCAAACATTAGAGGTACCTCCAGTAATGctcacgcaggaggaatttttgaaggaagtgagaaaaattaatCCATTAGTTTGTTTAGAACATTGTAGACATCTTGGGTTGCAATTACAG AATTTAGGAGAATGCATGCTACTTTCTGGAAATTTGGTAGTTTTAAGTTTAGAATGGTTTTGGCAGGATGTAGTAAATTGGCAATTAAGTCCAGAACAAAGAGGACGTCTTGGGGGGCGTACTACAGGGGTTTATGCTTTGGAAGATTTTCAGGCTCGTTGCCCTTGTCCTGCAGGTCAAGCTTTACAAGCTTTACAAGCTGTAAATTTATGTGTTCCA TGCGAAGTAGACGATGATGAAGTAGAGTATGAAATACCCTGCTTGAACCTTGTTGAACGTTTACCGGGATTATGGGAACCATGGAAACCATGTACCAATATTCTACCTCATACAGGTCTTCGTCTTGCTCCAGCTGAGGCTCCTTTATACCATTTGATTGCGATATTTCCACATTTACAA GCacaattgagaaaaattacTCAAACATGGGATCCGTCGAATTCAGATTTATATCAGTGGTGGCGAGGATCAAAATTATGTATTGGACCTTGCGAAAGTATAATAACTTTTGAAGAAGAAGACCAGAGTTGTATAGAGATAAGAGTGCGCGGACCACGAGGTACCAGTGCTCAATGCTTTGCACTCCTGAGCATTATTCTCGACGCTATTGAAACAACTATTGAATTAGTTGCTCCGGAAATGTTGCTCGAAAGACATTGGCTAAGTCCTAGTCAACTTCGTGAATATGATGAA GTTGTACATTCTTGGGAACCAGCGCCGATTATATTGGCTTTAATAGACAAAAGTCTTGAAGATGCAAGTCTTAAAAATCCATTAAATGGCCAAGAAGAGACTGTATGGGATATAGTAGGTTGTGGATTACCTTTAATGGAAAATTGTCTTCCTGGACCAAAACAACCGATAAAGCATATTAAACCTGCCGTACAAAGAAGGCTAGCGCAGATGCTCGATCCCCCTGATCGTCACGGAAGAGACTGGTGTTTACTTGCCGTAAGACTTGGTTTAGGAGATCGAGTCGCACAGCTGGATAGTACAGTAGATAGTCCAACGTTGAG ATTACTTAATACTGCAGGCGCTGATTGTGCTGTGGGTTCTTTAATTCAACAATTACGAGCTCTCGATAGAGAGGATGCTGTACATCTGTTGCTTTCTTATACACCAACATATATACTATCAACGACTATTGACTCCGAAACGGGATCTAATCTTTCCAGATGA